Proteins encoded by one window of Dioscorea cayenensis subsp. rotundata cultivar TDr96_F1 chromosome 20, TDr96_F1_v2_PseudoChromosome.rev07_lg8_w22 25.fasta, whole genome shotgun sequence:
- the LOC120251103 gene encoding AAA-ATPase At3g50940-like, whose amino-acid sequence MASSSSSMSNKAMSSTKGILTTAASLAASAMLFRTIANDFIPSELRNYIFTGIKYLHDRFSSELTLLIDEKDGYSPNIIYQAAMSYLNSKISPSIRRLRVSKQDIDDKKFNVSMDRGQETIDVFEGIQFRWCFISTQVSENPRRFNKGRSLRMMDMEVDTELRYLELTCNVKHKDKVFDVYLPFILDRWTAMKNKGRILKLFINERKSWAPVNLHHPATFETIAMDAELKQTVMEDLTKFVQSKDYYKSIGKAWKRGYLLYGPPGTGKSSLVAAMANFLKYDIYDLELTEVKNNLSLRRLLVGTSSRSIIVVEDIDCSITMDNRRTPAKNSDDEGETVTLSGLLNFVDGLWSSCGEEKIIVFTTNYKEKLDPALLRPGRMDMHIHMGYCSPCAFRTLASNYHNVDDHPLFEVIEDLLKDTEVTPATVAEELMRSVDVSIALQGLHQFLQCKKSEANEAKHRANCTESSSSEAREESSVVLV is encoded by the exons atggcttcttcttcttcttcaatgagcAACAAAGCCATGAGCTCAACCAAGGGAATTCTCACCACTGCCGCATCCCTTGCAGCCTCAGCCATGTTATTCCGCACCATCGCCAATGACTTCATCCCTTCCGAACTTCGCAACTACATATTCACAGGGATCAAGTACCTTCACGATCGTTTCTCCTCCGAACTCACACTTCTCATCGACGAAAAAGATGGTTACTCTCCAAACATCATCTATCAAGCAGCCATGTCCTACCTCAACTCCAAGATATCCCCTTCAATAAGAAGGCTAAGAGTGAGCAAACAAGATATCGATGACAAGAAGTTCAATGTGTCAATGGATCGAGGACAAGAAACCATTGATGTTTTTGAGGGGATCCAGTTCCGATGGTGTTTCATAAGCACACAGGTGTCGGAGAATCCCAGGCGATTTAACAAAGGGAGATCACTTCGAATGATGGACATGGAAGTAGATACCGAGTTACGTTACTTGGAACTAACCTGCAATGTCAAGCACAAGGACAAGGTCTTTGATGTCTACTTACCATTCATATTAGATAGATGGACTGCAATGAAGAATAAAGGAAGGATACTCAAGCTTTTTATTAACGAACGGAAGAGTTGGGCTCCGGTGAATCTCCATCACCCGGCGACATTCGAGACGATAGCAATGGATGCCGAGCTCAAGCAAACTGTGATGGAGGATTTAACTAAGTTTGTTCAGAGTAAAGACTATTATAAGAGTATCGGTAAGGCTTGGAAGCGTGGTTATTTGTTGTATGGACCGCCGGGGACTGGCAAGTCAAGTTTGGTTGCTGCCATGGCGAACTTCCTCAAGTATGATATCTATGATCTTGAACTCACTGAAGTTAAGAACAACCTTTCACTTAGAAGATTGCTAGTTGGAACTTCGAGTAGGTCAATAATTGTTGTTGAGGATATTGATTGCTCAATAACAATGGACAACAGGCGTACTCCGGCTAAAAATAGTGATGATGAGGGTGAAACG GTTACTCTATCTGGATTGTTGAACTTTGTTGATGGTCTTTGGTCAAGCTGTGGTGAGGAAAAAATCATTGTTTTCACAACCAATTATAAAGAGAAGCTTGATCCAGCGCTGTTGAGGCCAGGAAGGATGGATATGCACATCCACATGGGCTATTGCAGCCCTTGTGCATTTAGGACATTGGCTTCGAACTACCACAATGTGGATGACCATCCCCTGTTTGAGGTGATTGAAGATTTGCTTAAGGACACGGAGGTCACTCCGGCCACTGTCGCCGAAGAGCTTATGAGGAGTGTTGATGTTAGTATTGCACTGCAAGGACTCCACCAATTTCTTCAATGTAAAAAATCAGAAGCTAATGAAGCTAAGCATAGAGCAAATTGTACTGAATCTAGTAGCAGTGAAGCCAGAGAAGAAAGCTCTGTCGTTCTTGTTTGA